The stretch of DNA AATTCAAACTTTTTTCTTAGGGTTTCTGCTATAGGTAAAGAGTAAAACGTCTCTCCTTCTTCTTCAGAAGGCCGCAATGCTACTCTTTTAATATTCTTTAAGGGAAACTCCATCTTTTTAGAATCCATTTTTTTCTTAGAAAGCAGAAAGATAAATTTTGAAGTTGCTCTATTAAACACTTTTCACTCCAAATCAAATATTTTTCCGGGATTTAATATATTTTTGGGATCAAAAATTTTCTTTATTTCTTTCATAAGTTCTATTTGTTCCTTTGTCCTTGAATACTTAAGATACTTCTTTTTAGTAAATCCTATTCCATGCTCTCCACTTATTTTTCCTCCATAAGAGTTCAAAACTGTGAATAACTCACTTATGACCTTTTCTCCCTCATCTTCCCAATCTTCCCTTTTAATAATGTTAATGTGTAAATTACCATCTCCAATATGTCCAAAGGTAAAAATTCTGGTATCAAACTTATTTCCAAGTTCTTTCGCCTTTTTAATAAAATCAGGAATAAAAGATCTTGGAACAACAATATCTTCAGGAATAAGGGTTCCCTCTTCATCAAGAGCCTCTGAAATTTTGCGTCGAAACCCCCATATTTTCTCCTGCTGGTGTTTATCTACAGTTACAAAAACATCAGTAGCACCATTTTCCAAAAATTTATTACCGATAAGCTCTATTTTCTCTTCCATTTCTCTCTTTGACTTTTCTAATAATTCTAATATAAGTAAAGTTCCTTCTTCATCCACCGGTATCTTTTCTTCAAGATTAGAATTAGCTACCTTAAAAGCATCCTCATCTATAAGTTCAAAGGCAGAAGGTATAAGCCCTGAAGAGAGAACACTAAAAGCTGCAAAAGCTGCTTTCTCTAACTCTTTAAAAGGAACTACTAAAGTTGCAGAAAAAGGAGGTAATGTCCTCACTTCTATCAAAACCCTCGTTATAATCCCAAGGGTGCCTTCAGAACCTATTAAAAGATTTAAGAGAGAGTATCCTGTTGCATCTTTCTTTAACTTCCCTCCTAGAAACTCTTTAACTCCATTTGGAAAAACAACCTCAATACCTCTAACATAGTCTCTTGTAACTCCATAAAAAAGACATCGCGCTCCTCCAGCATTCGTTGCTACATTTCCTCCAATAGAACATGAATCAATAGAGGAAGGATCCGGAGGAAAGAAAAAATTATATTCTTTTAGAAAATTGTTAATCTCCCCTGTTATAACCCCAGGCTCAACCTCAAGAATAGCATTTTTTTCATCAAAATCTAAAATCTTATTCATCTTCTCAAGAGAAATAACAACTCCTCCATAAACAGGAAGAGCTCCCCCTGTCCTACTCGTCCCCCCACCTCTTGGAGTTAAAGGAATCTTTAAACTCACT from candidate division WOR-3 bacterium encodes:
- a CDS encoding FAD-linked oxidase C-terminal domain-containing protein; the encoded protein is MKKLAQLEREFSYELILEKEQLEKYAKDETPGNYYFLPDAVFLPQESDSIAQLLKLAVSLKIPLTPRGGGTSRTGGALPVYGGVVISLEKMNKILDFDEKNAILEVEPGVITGEINNFLKEYNFFFPPDPSSIDSCSIGGNVATNAGGARCLFYGVTRDYVRGIEVVFPNGVKEFLGGKLKKDATGYSLLNLLIGSEGTLGIITRVLIEVRTLPPFSATLVVPFKELEKAAFAAFSVLSSGLIPSAFELIDEDAFKVANSNLEEKIPVDEEGTLLILELLEKSKREMEEKIELIGNKFLENGATDVFVTVDKHQQEKIWGFRRKISEALDEEGTLIPEDIVVPRSFIPDFIKKAKELGNKFDTRIFTFGHIGDGNLHINIIKREDWEDEGEKVISELFTVLNSYGGKISGEHGIGFTKKKYLKYSRTKEQIELMKEIKKIFDPKNILNPGKIFDLE